From the genome of Azospirillum brasilense, one region includes:
- the hemB gene encoding porphobilinogen synthase has translation MSASHFRSPASFPRTRLRRNRADAWTRRLVAENRLTVDDLIWPVFVIEGQNQRVPVASMPGVERLTIDLLTEAVAAAGDLGIPCVALFPVVGAEGKSEDAAEAYRPDNLMNRAIRALKAAVPHVGILGDVALDPYTSHGHDGLMRDGYIQNDETVEVLARQALSQADAGVDIVAPSDMMDGRIGLIRDRLDSHGHELVRLCSYAAKYASAFYGPFRDAVNSGGFLKGDKKTYQMNPANTDEALHEVALDLQEGADMVMVKPGLPYLDIIRRVKDTFAVPTFAYHVSGEYAMLRAAAQNGWLDYDSALLETLTGFKRAGCDAILTYGAVDAARRLREG, from the coding sequence ATGTCCGCTTCGCATTTCCGGTCCCCGGCGTCCTTCCCGCGCACCCGGCTGCGCCGCAACCGCGCCGACGCCTGGACCCGCCGCCTCGTCGCCGAAAACCGCCTGACCGTGGACGACCTGATCTGGCCGGTCTTCGTCATCGAGGGGCAGAATCAGCGGGTGCCCGTGGCCTCCATGCCCGGCGTGGAGCGGCTGACCATCGACCTGCTGACCGAGGCGGTGGCCGCGGCCGGCGACCTCGGCATCCCCTGCGTCGCCCTGTTCCCGGTCGTCGGCGCCGAAGGCAAGTCGGAGGACGCGGCGGAGGCCTACCGCCCCGACAACCTGATGAACCGCGCCATCCGCGCGCTGAAGGCCGCGGTGCCGCACGTCGGCATCCTGGGCGACGTGGCGCTGGACCCCTATACCAGCCACGGCCACGACGGGCTGATGCGCGACGGTTACATCCAGAACGACGAGACGGTCGAAGTGCTGGCCCGGCAGGCGCTGTCGCAGGCCGACGCCGGCGTGGACATCGTCGCCCCGTCGGACATGATGGATGGCCGCATCGGCCTGATCCGCGACCGTCTGGACAGCCATGGGCATGAGCTGGTTCGGCTCTGCTCCTACGCCGCCAAATACGCTTCGGCCTTCTACGGCCCGTTCCGAGATGCGGTGAATTCCGGCGGCTTCCTGAAGGGCGATAAGAAGACCTACCAAATGAACCCCGCCAACACCGACGAGGCCCTGCACGAGGTCGCCCTCGACCTGCAGGAAGGGGCGGACATGGTGATGGTGAAGCCGGGCCTGCCCTATCTGGACATCATCCGCCGGGTGAAGGACACCTTTGCCGTCCCGACCTTCGCCTATCACGTATCCGGCGAATACGCGATGCTGCGCGCCGCCGCGCAGAACGGCTGGCTGGACTACGACAGTGCGCTGCTGGAGACCCTGACCGGCTTCAAGCGCGCTGGCTGCGACGCCATCCTGACCTACGGCGCCGTGGACGCGGCGCGGCGGTTGAGGGAAGGCTGA
- a CDS encoding YbhB/YbcL family Raf kinase inhibitor-like protein codes for MHNRSALLLAAILAIGAAPATAFELTSPDIKDGAPLGERHVFAGFGCTGENLSPALAWKDAPAGTRSFAVTAYDPDAPTGSGWWHWIVFNLPATTLRLSAGAGNPDTGLLPAGALQSRTDFGTPGYGGACPPVGDTPHRYVFTVHALKTDSLPLDANSSGAMVGFLLNANRLEKATLTARYGR; via the coding sequence ATGCACAATCGTTCCGCTCTCCTGCTCGCCGCCATCCTTGCCATAGGCGCCGCCCCGGCCACCGCTTTTGAGCTGACCAGCCCCGACATCAAGGACGGGGCGCCTCTGGGCGAGCGGCATGTCTTCGCCGGCTTCGGCTGCACAGGGGAAAATCTCTCGCCAGCGTTGGCCTGGAAGGACGCACCGGCCGGCACGCGCAGCTTCGCTGTCACCGCCTACGACCCCGATGCGCCGACAGGCAGCGGCTGGTGGCATTGGATCGTCTTTAACCTTCCCGCCACCACCCTGCGGCTCTCGGCCGGGGCTGGAAATCCGGACACGGGATTGCTTCCGGCCGGAGCGTTGCAAAGCCGCACCGACTTCGGTACGCCGGGCTACGGCGGTGCCTGTCCGCCAGTCGGCGACACACCGCACCGCTACGTCTTCACCGTCCACGCATTGAAGACGGACAGTCTTCCGCTCGACGCGAACTCGTCGGGCGCCATGGTCGGCTTTCTACTGAACGCCAACCGCCTGGAAAAGGCCACGCTGACCGCGCGTTACGGTCGATGA
- a CDS encoding helix-turn-helix transcriptional regulator — translation MTPDLLPALSRYAARDLRPDSGDRPHRPELWAFVARDRERITDVRIERTALIVVIDGAKEVTDTRGTHHFPKGSAMLLPPGWIGTVVNAPSVATGHYRALILEFPGDMVRRLLDAHPTARVGTRQHPRDFRVALTPALASAVEHAAAGLAVGATLSPRLVEHRCMEVLLALLDDCVWWLGHGVPGGTADAVRQLVRAYPDQPWTARSVAVEMGLSTGTLRRRLADEDASVRRILTEERVAHARRLLESDGLSVQEVAEAVGYTSRSHFARRVRAVTGANPSDLRGDGR, via the coding sequence ATGACACCGGACCTCCTTCCTGCATTGTCCCGCTACGCCGCCCGCGACCTCCGACCGGACTCCGGCGATCGCCCGCACCGTCCCGAACTGTGGGCGTTCGTGGCGCGCGACCGCGAACGCATCACGGACGTCCGCATAGAACGCACGGCCTTGATCGTGGTGATCGACGGTGCCAAGGAGGTCACCGACACCCGCGGCACCCACCATTTTCCGAAGGGTTCGGCGATGCTTCTGCCGCCCGGTTGGATCGGCACGGTAGTGAACGCCCCGAGCGTGGCGACCGGGCATTACCGTGCATTGATCCTGGAGTTCCCAGGGGACATGGTCCGGCGGCTTCTCGACGCACATCCCACCGCACGGGTTGGCACCCGGCAGCATCCGCGCGACTTCCGCGTGGCCCTGACCCCCGCTCTGGCCAGCGCGGTGGAGCATGCCGCCGCCGGCTTGGCCGTGGGTGCCACGCTCAGCCCACGCCTCGTCGAGCACCGCTGCATGGAAGTCCTGCTGGCCCTTCTGGACGACTGTGTGTGGTGGCTCGGGCACGGAGTGCCTGGTGGCACGGCCGACGCGGTCCGCCAATTGGTCCGCGCCTATCCCGACCAGCCTTGGACAGCCAGGAGCGTCGCTGTCGAGATGGGTCTCAGCACGGGGACCTTGCGCCGACGCCTTGCCGATGAAGACGCCTCCGTACGGCGCATCCTGACGGAGGAGCGTGTCGCTCACGCCCGTCGGTTGCTGGAAAGCGACGGGCTGTCTGTGCAGGAAGTGGCGGAGGCCGTTGGCTACACCTCCCGCTCCCACTTCGCCCGACGGGTTCGGGCCGTTACGGGCGCGAACCCGTCCGACCTGCGTGGCGATGGTCGCTGA